The following proteins come from a genomic window of Thermoproteota archaeon:
- a CDS encoding molybdopterin-dependent oxidoreductase, whose product FQALAERLEQYSPQWASQVCDVPAELVEKVAREFGTIRPAVIDPGWHDPKYENSVQTWRMAAVLNAMVGNIDKPGGLVFNAVGRNVTSSPLPESRVDVQWMKEKGIIVSTAQPHILAYIEAILTGKPYPIKALMVWGGNWIRTVPDEDKVKAAFKKLEHVIVVDNMATDTAMYADVILPDTTYLERDDPLFGVAFTPDKAMYSAFKVIDPIYDARPLIDIAVSIADKMGMKEKYFHALAVILGMGEDKAPVLQQAYEAEGIAGIRKLQAKGKGIDLGELQSKGVVLLTPREKLIGTMPYKKPLQTPTGKVEIYSMKLLGITSKAGKNPNWDPLPDWVPPRVFNKASGNVFYLTYGRSPVTSHTHTSDNDLLISIARKGHYGLWINAKRAAELGIKDGDLVKVTSLATGKSATAVAFVTEGVRPDTVFTVSGWGIESDRLTNAKRVGGVPMNRMWKIFEDQYKLLPNALMQEILVRVEKA is encoded by the coding sequence CTTCCAGGCCCTGGCCGAGAGGCTTGAGCAGTACTCACCGCAGTGGGCTTCTCAGGTGTGCGACGTGCCCGCCGAGTTGGTAGAGAAGGTAGCCAGGGAGTTCGGTACCATAAGGCCAGCTGTGATAGATCCGGGATGGCACGATCCCAAGTACGAGAATTCAGTTCAGACGTGGAGAATGGCTGCAGTACTCAACGCCATGGTCGGCAACATAGACAAGCCTGGCGGGTTGGTGTTCAATGCTGTTGGAAGGAACGTAACCAGCTCTCCACTACCGGAGAGCAGGGTTGATGTCCAGTGGATGAAGGAAAAGGGCATTATAGTATCAACAGCTCAGCCCCACATCCTCGCGTACATAGAGGCCATTCTAACCGGAAAGCCCTACCCCATAAAGGCTTTGATGGTATGGGGAGGGAACTGGATAAGGACGGTTCCGGACGAGGATAAGGTAAAGGCAGCCTTCAAGAAGCTGGAGCATGTGATAGTCGTGGACAACATGGCCACCGATACTGCCATGTACGCCGATGTCATACTTCCAGATACTACTTACTTGGAGAGAGATGACCCACTGTTCGGGGTGGCCTTCACTCCTGACAAGGCCATGTACTCAGCATTCAAGGTTATCGATCCGATATACGACGCGAGGCCCCTGATAGATATAGCGGTTTCAATTGCCGATAAAATGGGCATGAAGGAGAAGTACTTCCACGCTTTAGCTGTCATACTAGGTATGGGTGAGGATAAGGCTCCAGTTTTGCAGCAGGCTTACGAAGCAGAGGGAATAGCTGGCATAAGGAAGCTGCAAGCGAAGGGCAAGGGGATCGATCTGGGTGAGCTCCAGAGCAAGGGAGTAGTCCTCCTGACGCCAAGGGAGAAGCTCATAGGTACTATGCCCTACAAGAAGCCCTTGCAAACGCCGACAGGTAAAGTGGAGATTTACAGCATGAAACTCCTCGGAATCACCAGTAAGGCAGGAAAGAATCCCAACTGGGATCCGTTACCGGATTGGGTGCCACCAAGGGTATTTAACAAGGCTAGCGGGAACGTCTTCTATCTGACTTACGGCAGGAGTCCCGTGACGAGCCACACCCACACATCGGATAACGATCTCCTGATTTCCATAGCTAGGAAGGGGCACTACGGCCTCTGGATAAACGCTAAGAGAGCTGCTGAGCTGGGGATAAAGGATGGTGACTTAGTTAAGGTGACCAGCTTGGCCACAGGGAAGTCTGCAACCGCAGTTGCCTTCGTGACCGAGGGAGTCAGGCCCGACACCGTGTTCACCGTGTCCGGATGGGGAATAGAGAGTGACAGGCTCACGAACGCCAAGAGGGTAGGAGGAGTACCGATGAACAGGATGTGGAAGATCTTCGAAGATCAGTACAAGCTGCTGCCCAACGCCCTGATGCAGGAGATCCTTGTGAGGGTTGAGAAGGCGTAG
- a CDS encoding 4Fe-4S dicluster domain-containing protein, which translates to MAKYAMVIDTRSCIGCGACIAACDLENDTEWRDGRRRTHVPEFFFGEFPNVTRVFVPRLCMHCENPPCVTVCPTGASYKNEDGVVLVHHEICIGCKYCIVACPYLARYLDERKGVIDKCTFCYDNRVLQGRQPACVETCVGHARIFGDLEDPNSEVYKLAKSGVAVQLRPDLLTEPKVFYIRRAVEE; encoded by the coding sequence ATGGCCAAGTACGCGATGGTTATTGATACCCGCAGCTGCATAGGTTGCGGGGCCTGTATAGCGGCCTGCGATCTGGAGAATGACACGGAGTGGAGGGATGGCAGGCGCAGGACCCACGTTCCAGAGTTCTTCTTCGGCGAGTTCCCCAATGTCACGAGGGTCTTCGTCCCGAGGCTGTGCATGCACTGCGAGAACCCACCGTGCGTCACCGTATGTCCGACCGGGGCGAGCTACAAGAATGAGGATGGGGTCGTTTTGGTGCATCACGAGATATGCATAGGCTGCAAGTACTGCATAGTGGCCTGTCCATACCTAGCTAGGTACTTGGACGAGAGGAAGGGTGTCATCGACAAGTGCACCTTCTGCTACGACAACCGCGTCCTTCAAGGCAGGCAGCCAGCGTGCGTGGAGACCTGCGTCGGCCACGCTAGGATATTCGGTGACCTGGAGGACCCGAACAGCGAGGTGTACAAGTTAGCGAAGTCCGGCGTTGCTGTGCAGCTCAGACCTGATCTGCTCACCGAACCAAAGGTGTTCTACATCAGGAGAGCTGTGGAGGAGTGA